DNA sequence from the Pedobacter schmidteae genome:
TACCCGCTGCAAATACCGAGAGCAAAGAGGTTTTTGACTTTTTAGCTTCAGTTTCAAATAAATATGGCATTGGTTTCTGGAAACCAGGTGCAGGTATCATCCACCAGGTGGTATTGGAAAACTATGCTTTCCCGGGCGGAATGATGATTGGGACCGACTCACATACTGTAAATGCAGGTGGTTTGGGTATGGTAGCCATTGGTGTTGGTGGTGCTGATGCCTGCGATGTAATGGCCGGCTTACCTTGGGAGCTTAAATTCCCAAAACTGATTGGTGTTAAACTGACCGGAAAACTAAACGGATGGACCTCTGCAAAAGATGTAATCCTTAAAGTTGCTGGTATCTTAACAGTAAAAGGCGGTACTGGTGCAATCGTTGAATATTTTGGCGATGGTGCCGAGAACCTGAGCTGTACCGGTAAAGGTACCATTTGTAATATGGGTGCCGAGATTGGTGCAACCACTTCTACTTTTGGTTATGACGAGAGCATGGAGCGTTATTTACGTGCTACCAACAGAGCCGATATCGCTGATGCTGCAAATGCTATAAAAGAACACTTAACAGGTGATGCAGAAGTATATGCAGAACCGGAAAAATATTTTGATCAGTTAATCGAGATCAATCTTTCGGAGCTTGAGCCTTATTTGAATGGCCCTTTTACACCGGATCTGGCTACGCCTATTTCTAAAATGAAAGAAGTTGCTGCTGCCAACGGATGGCCGCTAAAAGTGGAATGGGGATTAATCGGTTCTTGCACCAACTCTTCATACGAAGATTTATCAAGAGCTGCATCTATTGCCAAACAAGCTATTGACAAAGGCTTGACCACGAAAGCAGATTTTGGTATCAACCCAGGATCAGAGCAAGTGCGTTATACTGCAGACCGCGACGGCCTATTGGGAACTTTTGAAGATTTAAATGCAACCATCTTTACCAATGCCTGCGGACCGTGTATTGGTATGTGGGACAGGGTAGGTGCCGAAAAACAAGAGAAAAACACCATCGTACACTCGTTTAACAGAAATTTTGCCAAACGTGCTGATGGTAACCCTAATACATTTGCATTTGTAACTTCTCCTGAAATTGTAGCAGCTATTGCTATAGCGGGTGATTTGAGCTTTAACCCTTTGACCGACACCTTGACCAATAACAAAGGTGAGCAGGTGAAATTAGATCCACCTAAAGGTGATGAACTGCCAGTAAATGGTTACGCTGTAGAGGATGCAGGTTATCAGGCTCCGGCAGCTGATGGTTCTGGTGTACAGGTATTGGTATCTCCTACCTCTCATCGTTTGCAATTGCTGGATCCGTTTACTGCATGGGAAGGTACAGACCTTAAAGGTTTGAAATTATTGATCAAAGCTAAAGGAAAATGTACTACCGATCACATCTCCATGGCTGGCCCATGGTTGAAATTCCGTGGTCACCTGGACAACATTTCGAACAACATGCTGATTGGTGCCGTTAACTTCTTTAACGACAAAACCGACAATGTTAAAAATGAACTGACAGGCGAGTATGGTCCGGTACCTGCAACACAACGTGCTTATAAGGCACAAGGCATTGGTTCTATTGTGGTAGGTGATGAAAACTACGGCGAAGGATCAAGCCGCGAGCACGCAGCAATGGAGCCTCGTCACTTAGGTGTACGTGCGGTATTGGTAAAATCTTTTGCCCGTATCCACGAAACTAACCTTAAAAAACAAGGTATGTTGGGCTTAACCTTTGCCAATAAGGAAGATTACGATAAAATTTTAGAAGGCGATACTATTGATATTATTGGCTTAACAACTTTCACTCCTGATGTTCCATTAACACTGGTACTAAACCATGCTGATGGCACGAAAGAAGAGATCACTGTTAACCATAGCTATAATGCACAGCAAATAGAGTGGTTTAAAGCAGGTGGTGCTTTAAATATCATTCGCAGAGAAGCTGCAGCTAAAAACGCTTAATCAATACAGTTGATATAAATTAAAAACTCCCGCTTTTGGCGGGAGTTTTTTTATGACTTAGAATTCATGTTCGCAATTAAAACAGTGATGTGTTTTCTTTACGCTAAAGGGATACACCAGCAACAGCAAAGAAACAATTATGGTAAATATGCCAAACCTATTTTTGGTAGCTTGCACATAACCTACGTTATCAGATCCGCAATTGGGACAAATCAGTGCATTTTCCACATCCTTAGTCCCCACCCCATTTTCAATAAGACCTGCATCAGTAGCCTCCTGGATATTCAATTCAACATTCTCGTCTTGTAAAATGCTAGTTGCCGTGGCCACATCCCGCTCAAACAAATGAAGCTTAACACCTCCAAGCGCCTGCGTATATAATGGATTTATGGTAATGGTATTTTCATCGGAAAGAAAACACTGAATCCCGCTGTCAATTAATCTTGCCTTGACAATATTAGCCTCTATAGGGTTGTAATAGGTTTCAAATACGACGATCTTATCCATATCCTTGCGTTTGTTACTAATATAGCAAAAAACTAGTGGCTCAGAAAATCTTTAAACCAGAGGCCCGAATCTTTAACTGTCCGTTCCTGCGTTTTAAAATCTGTATGTACAAGGCCAAACCGGGCATTAAATCCCTCAGCCCATTCAAAGTTATCCATCAATGTCCAGGCCATATATCCGGTAATATTAAGTCCCTCCTGCTTTGCCTTTAACAAAGCACCAAGATACTGCTGGAAGTAAGCAATCCGCTCCTGATCGTGCACCTGCCTGTCGATCACTTTATCATGATAAGCAGCCCCGTTTTCCGTGATCATCAAACTCCTGATACCCGGGTAGCTGGCAAACTGTTTAATGATATTGTAAAAGCTATTGGCATTAATCTCCCATCCCATTGCTGTATGCGGCTTTTTACGATTCCGGGCTTTCACTTCCCAGGCCTGTACCACAGGGATAAAGGCATTGTACTTAACGGTTAAGGGAAAATAATTCTGAATGCCAATAAAATCAAAGTCAAAGGTCAGTCGTTCGGTATGCCGCCAGGTAGAATGCTGGATGGCAAACTTTTCCATCACCTCCCAATCGGCCGTTGGATACCCCATACCCAACAAAGGCTCAATAAACAGCCTGTTCATTAAACAATCCACCCTTTTTGCGGCCAGCAAATCCGACTCACGTTGGGTATAAGGGATAACTTCGGAGCAGGAAAAGCTAGTTCCTATATTGGCCTGCCCAACCTCGGCCCTCAGTATCCTTCCGCCGTCGGCCTGAGCAATGGCAGTATGATGTACTGCCGAAAAGAAGTTGGTTAGCCCTGTTTTCCCTGGGGCATGAACACCCAGCATATAACCCAAAGAGG
Encoded proteins:
- a CDS encoding aconitate hydratase — protein: MAFDIEMIKKVYANFGPRVEAARKLVGRPLTLSEKILYTHLWEGSTNTSYNRGVDYVDFAPDRVAMQDATAQMALLQFMQAGRPQVAVPSTVHCDHLITAKLGAAIDLPAANTESKEVFDFLASVSNKYGIGFWKPGAGIIHQVVLENYAFPGGMMIGTDSHTVNAGGLGMVAIGVGGADACDVMAGLPWELKFPKLIGVKLTGKLNGWTSAKDVILKVAGILTVKGGTGAIVEYFGDGAENLSCTGKGTICNMGAEIGATTSTFGYDESMERYLRATNRADIADAANAIKEHLTGDAEVYAEPEKYFDQLIEINLSELEPYLNGPFTPDLATPISKMKEVAAANGWPLKVEWGLIGSCTNSSYEDLSRAASIAKQAIDKGLTTKADFGINPGSEQVRYTADRDGLLGTFEDLNATIFTNACGPCIGMWDRVGAEKQEKNTIVHSFNRNFAKRADGNPNTFAFVTSPEIVAAIAIAGDLSFNPLTDTLTNNKGEQVKLDPPKGDELPVNGYAVEDAGYQAPAADGSGVQVLVSPTSHRLQLLDPFTAWEGTDLKGLKLLIKAKGKCTTDHISMAGPWLKFRGHLDNISNNMLIGAVNFFNDKTDNVKNELTGEYGPVPATQRAYKAQGIGSIVVGDENYGEGSSREHAAMEPRHLGVRAVLVKSFARIHETNLKKQGMLGLTFANKEDYDKILEGDTIDIIGLTTFTPDVPLTLVLNHADGTKEEITVNHSYNAQQIEWFKAGGALNIIRREAAAKNA
- a CDS encoding putative signal transducing protein, producing MDKIVVFETYYNPIEANIVKARLIDSGIQCFLSDENTITINPLYTQALGGVKLHLFERDVATATSILQDENVELNIQEATDAGLIENGVGTKDVENALICPNCGSDNVGYVQATKNRFGIFTIIVSLLLLVYPFSVKKTHHCFNCEHEF
- a CDS encoding GH1 family beta-glucosidase, whose amino-acid sequence is MIKASDFGADFLWGVATAAAQIEGAAEAYGKGLSIWDTFAKRSGKVKNGHQPATACNFYHSYKEDIALVKLLGFSIFRFSISWPRILPQGKGNVNKEGLKFYHQVIDECLLQGIVPYVTLYHWDLPHALEEEGGWTAYSINNSFNHFVTICATEYGDKVKNWIVLNEPFGFTSLGYMLGVHAPGKTGLTNFFSAVHHTAIAQADGGRILRAEVGQANIGTSFSCSEVIPYTQRESDLLAAKRVDCLMNRLFIEPLLGMGYPTADWEVMEKFAIQHSTWRHTERLTFDFDFIGIQNYFPLTVKYNAFIPVVQAWEVKARNRKKPHTAMGWEINANSFYNIIKQFASYPGIRSLMITENGAAYHDKVIDRQVHDQERIAYFQQYLGALLKAKQEGLNITGYMAWTLMDNFEWAEGFNARFGLVHTDFKTQERTVKDSGLWFKDFLSH